One genomic window of Sporosarcina ureae includes the following:
- a CDS encoding TetR/AcrR family transcriptional regulator, with amino-acid sequence MTELTPRQLKAQETKKNLLEKGLELFHERGFDNVTVESIAKACNVSKGAFYVHFNSKYDVFLEKFKDIDEFYLSFIPSIPADLKASEKILLFYKGQMTYLRDVLGKDFIHTIYTSALALTIDDEPYLTDQNRQLYQIIRSYVEEGVERNEFKRELSVDEISMLVTRCMRGTIYDWIIFRERLDPVVEIHCITSVVLDGLKCDSE; translated from the coding sequence ATGACAGAACTTACACCCCGTCAATTAAAAGCGCAAGAGACGAAGAAAAACCTCCTAGAAAAAGGCCTAGAGCTTTTCCATGAAAGAGGTTTCGATAATGTAACGGTAGAAAGTATCGCAAAAGCATGTAACGTTTCCAAAGGGGCATTCTACGTTCATTTTAATTCGAAATATGATGTCTTCTTGGAAAAATTTAAAGATATCGATGAATTTTACCTATCATTCATTCCTAGCATTCCCGCTGATCTCAAGGCTTCAGAAAAAATTCTTCTTTTTTATAAAGGCCAAATGACGTATTTAAGGGATGTCTTAGGAAAAGATTTCATTCATACGATTTACACAAGCGCACTGGCATTAACGATAGATGATGAACCCTATTTAACTGACCAAAATCGCCAACTGTATCAAATCATTCGCTCTTATGTAGAAGAAGGAGTAGAACGAAATGAGTTTAAACGAGAGCTTTCGGTTGATGAGATTTCAATGCTCGTCACACGTTGCATGCGCGGAACGATCTACGATTGGATCATTTTTAGAGAACGTCTGGATCCTGTAGTAGAAATTCACTGTATTACTTCCGTAGTGTTAGATGGACTAAAATGTGATAGTGAATGA
- a CDS encoding oligosaccharide flippase family protein, with product MAKDQIKSGALLSYVNIILTTFSGLLFTPFLLRHLGQSEYGLYMLIGSIVGYIAIMDLGLHNTMYRFISKYQSEENDKKQENFLATIFLIYGLISLLVLLIGTLLVMNLDLFFAHSLTDAEFSKAKIMAAILVFNLMLSLPLGAFHFIANGYGRFVVVNVIGIVRICLRIGVLITLLLMGYKSIAIVIIDTILNIGIGVVYAIYCFNHLKIKIRLYKFDMEFIKEIMNYSFFIFITAIVNQLFWRIGQVTLGIYSSTVAVALYALSLTLVIYYQQLSLAISNVFMPKVSHLVSEGASGEVLTSLMIQIGRIQFVILGIVLSGFIVTGQSFIEFWAGEEYGEVYWITLLIFIPVTVPMFQTLGGVILQVKSMHRFEAKAYLVMALLNIPLSIWLGMLYGPMGIGISTAVSIIIFQIGVINWYYQYKIGINVPRFFRETLKGILPTVIVTVLLGQLVNSMGWEGWLALLLKMVFVAVTYIVLLSFIGLNSSERAIFSGYRVIVRKRFKYL from the coding sequence ATGGCTAAAGATCAAATTAAATCAGGTGCACTTCTATCCTATGTAAATATTATTTTAACTACCTTTAGCGGGTTATTGTTCACACCATTCCTGCTGCGGCATCTCGGTCAATCTGAATATGGTTTGTATATGTTAATCGGTTCAATTGTAGGGTATATTGCGATTATGGATTTGGGATTACACAATACGATGTACAGGTTTATTTCGAAGTATCAAAGTGAGGAAAATGATAAAAAACAAGAAAACTTTTTGGCTACTATATTTTTAATTTATGGTTTGATCTCGCTTTTAGTATTACTAATAGGCACATTACTCGTAATGAATCTGGATCTTTTCTTTGCTCATTCTCTAACGGATGCCGAATTTTCTAAGGCTAAGATTATGGCGGCTATTCTAGTATTTAATTTAATGTTATCACTTCCTCTTGGGGCATTTCATTTTATCGCCAATGGGTATGGAAGATTTGTGGTCGTGAATGTGATAGGGATCGTCAGAATATGCTTGCGTATTGGTGTTCTCATTACACTACTGTTAATGGGGTATAAGTCTATTGCCATTGTTATCATTGATACAATCTTAAATATTGGAATTGGGGTAGTATACGCTATATATTGCTTCAACCATCTTAAAATAAAAATCAGATTGTATAAATTTGATATGGAATTTATTAAAGAAATTATGAATTATTCTTTTTTTATTTTCATTACGGCGATTGTGAATCAACTCTTTTGGAGAATTGGTCAAGTGACATTAGGAATATATAGCAGTACAGTAGCAGTTGCGCTATATGCATTATCCTTAACCCTCGTAATCTATTATCAACAACTTTCATTAGCTATATCCAACGTTTTTATGCCAAAGGTATCTCATTTAGTAAGTGAAGGAGCAAGTGGAGAAGTATTGACCAGTTTAATGATTCAGATCGGTCGTATCCAATTTGTGATATTGGGTATCGTCTTATCAGGTTTTATCGTAACGGGGCAATCTTTTATAGAATTTTGGGCTGGAGAAGAATATGGAGAAGTGTATTGGATCACTCTTCTGATTTTCATACCGGTGACAGTTCCTATGTTTCAAACGCTTGGCGGTGTGATTTTGCAAGTTAAAAGTATGCACAGGTTTGAGGCGAAGGCTTATCTTGTCATGGCGCTCTTAAATATTCCGCTTTCCATATGGTTAGGTATGCTATACGGTCCGATGGGGATAGGAATTTCGACAGCTGTCTCGATTATTATTTTCCAAATTGGTGTGATAAATTGGTATTACCAATATAAGATTGGGATCAACGTACCTAGATTTTTTAGAGAGACCTTAAAAGGTATTCTTCCTACAGTGATTGTAACTGTTTTACTAGGACAACTAGTTAACAGTATGGGGTGGGAAGGATGGTTAGCACTATTATTGAAAATGGTTTTTGTTGCAGTAACGTATATAGTGTTACTGTCATTCATTGGTTTGAATAGTTCTGAAAGAGCAATATTTAGTGGATATAGAGTGATTGTTAGAAAGAGGTTTAAATATTTGTAG
- a CDS encoding CoA-acylating methylmalonate-semialdehyde dehydrogenase, with amino-acid sequence MQKTDVKTLTHFINGEEVEGKSGRFGDVFNPSTGERIAKVPLASTEEVNEVVKLAKEGFTHWSKISVGKRMEVLHKFRALLVENTDRLAYAIGEENGKTLSDAAGEISRGIESVDFAIGAPHLLKGEHSVNVGGEINSYSMHKPLGVVTCISPFNFPVMVPVAMSTMAVAVGNAMILKPSEKVPHSALILAELWSKAGLPAGVWNVVNGDKEAVDALLTNKDVMAVSFVGSTPVAEAVYEKGTKNHKRVQAFGGGKNNMVIMPDADIDTAVNSFLGAAYGAASQRCMAISSAIPVGQKTAEAFVAKLTEKVNELKVGKFDDKEADFGPVISAEAKASVVKSIDLAIEEGAVLAVDGRNPKVADEGGYYLAPTLLDHVTTDMSVYKEEVFGPARIVVRVDTLEQAIDLINEHEYGNGVTIFTNSGSAARTFTDQIEVGMVGVNVPIPIPVGYHNFGGWKRSRFGEGQMFGPDTVRFFTKTKTVSERWFDTSYNDESKTDFDFPSS; translated from the coding sequence ATGCAAAAAACAGATGTAAAGACGTTAACTCATTTTATTAATGGTGAAGAGGTTGAAGGCAAGAGTGGACGTTTTGGAGATGTCTTTAATCCTTCCACTGGAGAGAGGATTGCAAAAGTGCCATTGGCTTCAACAGAAGAAGTGAATGAGGTCGTGAAGCTAGCGAAAGAAGGGTTTACGCACTGGTCTAAGATTTCAGTTGGAAAACGAATGGAAGTACTTCACAAGTTCCGTGCCCTACTTGTAGAAAATACGGATCGATTGGCCTATGCAATTGGTGAAGAGAACGGAAAAACGCTCTCTGATGCAGCAGGTGAAATCTCACGTGGTATCGAGTCGGTGGACTTTGCGATTGGTGCTCCACACTTGTTAAAAGGTGAGCACTCGGTGAATGTGGGGGGAGAAATCAATTCGTATTCCATGCACAAGCCATTAGGTGTTGTAACATGTATTTCACCATTTAACTTCCCGGTAATGGTACCTGTCGCGATGAGTACGATGGCGGTGGCAGTAGGTAACGCGATGATTCTGAAACCTTCAGAAAAGGTTCCTCATTCTGCATTAATTCTTGCGGAGCTATGGTCTAAAGCGGGATTGCCAGCTGGTGTTTGGAATGTGGTCAATGGCGATAAAGAAGCTGTCGATGCACTGCTTACGAATAAAGACGTTATGGCTGTTAGCTTTGTAGGGTCGACACCGGTAGCTGAAGCAGTTTATGAAAAAGGAACAAAAAATCATAAGCGTGTACAGGCATTTGGTGGCGGAAAGAATAATATGGTCATCATGCCGGATGCGGATATCGATACAGCGGTGAATTCATTCCTTGGCGCAGCTTATGGTGCTGCATCACAAAGGTGTATGGCAATTTCTTCTGCGATTCCTGTAGGTCAGAAAACAGCTGAAGCATTTGTTGCCAAGCTAACAGAAAAAGTGAATGAACTGAAAGTCGGAAAGTTCGATGACAAAGAAGCAGATTTCGGACCTGTGATCAGTGCTGAAGCAAAAGCGAGTGTAGTGAAATCCATCGATTTGGCTATAGAAGAAGGAGCCGTCCTAGCTGTGGACGGACGAAATCCTAAAGTAGCGGATGAAGGAGGCTATTACTTAGCACCAACATTGCTTGATCATGTAACAACAGACATGAGTGTGTACAAGGAAGAAGTCTTCGGTCCTGCACGAATCGTTGTTAGGGTAGATACGCTCGAACAAGCGATTGATCTAATTAATGAGCACGAATATGGTAATGGCGTGACGATCTTTACCAACAGTGGAAGCGCTGCACGGACGTTCACGGATCAAATCGAAGTGGGAATGGTAGGGGTAAATGTTCCGATTCCTATTCCAGTTGGTTACCATAACTTCGGTGGATGGAAACGCTCCAGATTTGGTGAAGGGCAAATGTTCGGTCCGGATACGGTTCGCTTCTTTACGAAAACTAAAACCGTTTCTGAGAGATGGTTTGATACTTCTTATAATGATGAAAGCAAAACAGATTTCGACTTCCCAAGTAGTTAA
- the adhP gene encoding alcohol dehydrogenase AdhP — translation MKAAIVKEFQTKLQIENTQKPTPGVGQALVKLEACGVCHTDLHAINGDWPVKPKLPLIPGHEGVGIVEAIGPNVTSVQVGDRVGIPWLYSACGECDYCLQGKETLCHSQENGGYSVDGGYAEYCLAAADYVAKIPENLSSVEAAPILCAGVTTYKALKVSGAKPGDWVAIYGIGGLGHVALQYAKAMGFNVVAVDIADEKLELAKKLGADITVNGKNEDPAEAIQQQVGGVQAAISVAVSQVPFEQAYRSVKRGGTLVAVGLPHEDLPIPIFNTVLNGITVKGSIVGTRIDMKEALDFAARGKVKAQIETAPLSDVNAVLEKMEKGQINGRIVLTFD, via the coding sequence ATGAAAGCAGCGATCGTTAAAGAATTCCAGACAAAGTTACAAATTGAAAACACACAAAAACCAACACCCGGAGTCGGTCAGGCATTAGTCAAACTAGAGGCATGCGGCGTCTGTCATACAGACTTACACGCAATCAATGGTGACTGGCCTGTCAAACCGAAACTTCCTCTCATTCCAGGTCATGAAGGTGTAGGAATTGTTGAAGCGATTGGACCGAATGTCACGTCCGTACAAGTCGGAGACCGCGTCGGTATACCTTGGCTCTACTCTGCATGCGGTGAGTGTGATTATTGTCTACAAGGGAAAGAAACGCTATGCCATAGTCAAGAAAATGGTGGCTATTCAGTGGATGGTGGGTACGCGGAGTATTGCCTCGCAGCAGCAGATTACGTTGCGAAAATCCCTGAAAATCTAAGCTCTGTTGAAGCCGCACCTATCCTCTGCGCAGGTGTGACAACATATAAAGCGTTGAAAGTATCCGGTGCAAAACCAGGAGACTGGGTGGCAATTTACGGCATCGGTGGATTGGGTCATGTAGCGTTACAGTATGCGAAAGCTATGGGGTTCAATGTAGTGGCAGTCGATATCGCGGATGAAAAATTGGAACTGGCGAAGAAACTCGGAGCCGACATTACAGTGAACGGCAAAAATGAAGATCCTGCCGAAGCGATTCAACAGCAAGTCGGTGGCGTACAGGCGGCGATTAGTGTAGCGGTATCTCAAGTACCTTTTGAGCAAGCGTACCGTTCCGTCAAGCGCGGCGGCACTTTGGTCGCTGTCGGATTGCCACACGAAGATTTGCCGATCCCTATTTTCAATACGGTGTTAAACGGAATCACAGTAAAAGGTTCCATTGTTGGAACACGAATCGACATGAAAGAAGCGCTGGATTTTGCCGCACGCGGGAAAGTAAAAGCGCAAATTGAAACAGCTCCCCTTTCCGATGTGAATGCAGTGCTTGAAAAGATGGAAAAGGGTCAAATCAATGGACGTATTGTGTTGACGTTTGATTGA
- a CDS encoding sigma 54-interacting transcriptional regulator, with protein sequence MFKDAFIHTLIQVENDKKWMSVANWMNENFSVIQSDKTLLEAAKVLNELKLEFLPVVDSHHKPIGMMTPHHILEAFVSGRDKHMLLETMFFTQVAEIDEQSLLSELPFQSDNPAVYMVKNQQGMLTGLLTQKEILKGLTALMESYIQNDKVTDILSVILEKAYEGIAVVDENGIIIEFNEAYSKFTGVPRSVAMGRHVTDVIENTNLHETVQKGIPERGVLQNIQGQDMVVHRIPIWKNGKVVAAIGMLIFEGVSDIYRIYERLQLQKVMADTELPPLSSEGLSSLNQIIGTSEAISDLKRKARTAARTQAVVLLSGEKGTGKKAFAESIHLLSPFASKPFTTIHCTVEVSKNVDEQLFGMHGILTSGNESTLYLQDIEALSMTLQMKLLDCLRHAPEGFPVQLIISSTQNLYELAESDAFSSELYAQLNPLQLTIPALRNRKEDIPYLLSHYMQEICFRHKIPEKSFTTSAVTYLMNYEWKGNIEELIDVLEHLVSTVHSNSIDVTDLPQLIVEGQNIHTLENIKEKQDAEEKKMIIDLLDKTDGNKSKTAELLGIHRTTLYKKMRKFNI encoded by the coding sequence ATGTTTAAAGACGCATTTATTCATACACTCATACAAGTTGAAAACGATAAGAAATGGATGTCTGTAGCGAATTGGATGAATGAAAACTTTTCGGTCATCCAATCAGATAAGACATTGCTAGAAGCGGCTAAAGTTTTGAACGAATTGAAACTTGAATTTCTTCCAGTTGTCGATTCACATCATAAACCGATTGGCATGATGACTCCCCACCATATACTGGAAGCATTCGTCAGTGGCCGTGACAAACATATGTTGCTCGAGACGATGTTCTTCACGCAAGTAGCTGAAATAGATGAGCAGTCATTGTTGAGTGAACTCCCTTTTCAATCCGACAATCCGGCTGTCTATATGGTGAAAAATCAACAAGGTATGCTCACGGGCCTTCTAACGCAAAAAGAAATCTTAAAAGGGCTAACGGCACTGATGGAAAGCTATATACAAAATGACAAAGTGACGGATATTTTATCTGTTATTCTTGAAAAAGCGTATGAAGGTATTGCGGTAGTCGATGAAAATGGGATCATCATCGAATTCAATGAGGCGTATAGCAAATTCACAGGTGTACCTAGATCCGTGGCAATGGGAAGGCATGTAACAGACGTAATTGAAAACACGAATTTACATGAAACGGTCCAAAAAGGTATTCCGGAAAGAGGCGTTCTACAAAATATACAAGGACAAGACATGGTCGTTCACCGAATCCCCATTTGGAAAAATGGCAAAGTAGTTGCAGCAATCGGAATGCTCATTTTTGAAGGGGTTTCGGACATCTACCGGATCTATGAACGATTGCAACTGCAGAAAGTCATGGCCGATACAGAACTTCCTCCCCTATCATCAGAAGGCTTATCGAGTCTCAATCAAATTATCGGAACGAGTGAAGCGATATCCGACTTGAAAAGAAAAGCGCGGACTGCTGCACGGACACAAGCCGTCGTTTTACTATCAGGCGAAAAAGGCACCGGAAAGAAGGCATTCGCAGAAAGCATTCACTTATTAAGCCCGTTCGCATCAAAACCATTTACGACCATACACTGTACGGTAGAGGTCTCAAAAAACGTGGACGAACAGCTTTTCGGCATGCACGGAATCCTCACTTCCGGTAACGAAAGCACACTCTACTTACAAGATATAGAAGCATTATCTATGACTTTACAAATGAAGTTACTGGACTGTTTACGACACGCTCCAGAAGGCTTCCCTGTCCAACTCATTATTTCTTCTACACAAAATTTATATGAATTAGCCGAAAGTGATGCATTCAGCTCCGAGTTATATGCCCAATTAAATCCGTTGCAACTGACCATTCCTGCACTTCGCAACAGGAAAGAAGACATTCCCTATTTACTGTCACACTATATGCAGGAAATATGTTTCAGACATAAAATACCCGAGAAGTCTTTTACTACTTCGGCTGTGACGTACTTAATGAATTACGAATGGAAAGGCAATATCGAAGAATTGATTGACGTGCTAGAACACTTAGTTAGCACGGTTCATTCCAATAGCATCGACGTAACAGACTTACCTCAACTAATCGTGGAGGGACAAAATATCCACACATTGGAAAATATCAAAGAGAAACAAGACGCAGAAGAAAAAAAGATGATTATCGATTTACTAGATAAAACAGACGGCAATAAATCAAAGACCGCTGAGCTGCTTGGCATCCACAGAACGACGTTATACAAAAAAATGAGAAAATTTAATATTTGA
- a CDS encoding iron-containing alcohol dehydrogenase: METCKTFQMPPTILYQQNSFAQIGEKAVHLGKKALIISDQIMQNLGYVEECQRKLSEHSVKNAVFLGVASEPNDQYVEDALQLYQDETCDLIISLGGGSCIDTAKAVAVVATNGGNIEDYVGMKKIAQIAPVPHIAIPTTAGTGSEATDVTVITNSATTVKMMIKQPAFMPNVAIVDPLLTLSSPQKVTAATGVDALSHAIEAYISKKSHPMTDMMALSAIKLISKNLHQAFTDGQNIEAREGMSLAALQAGSAFSNASVCLIHGMSRPIGALFDVPHGFSNAMLLPAILEYSKDACIDRLADIGRIFSSEAEQVSDEAAAEIAVQSVKDLCKALAIPNLEQWGIPRAEFVSAISKMSTDAIASGSPSNNPKTPSKEEIAELYQVCYEYQF, encoded by the coding sequence ATGGAAACTTGTAAAACGTTTCAAATGCCACCAACCATACTGTACCAGCAAAATTCATTTGCACAGATTGGGGAAAAAGCTGTACATCTCGGTAAGAAAGCACTGATCATCAGCGACCAAATCATGCAGAATCTCGGATACGTAGAAGAGTGCCAACGTAAATTATCGGAACACTCTGTTAAAAATGCAGTCTTCCTTGGTGTAGCTTCAGAGCCAAATGATCAATATGTAGAAGATGCACTTCAATTATATCAAGATGAAACATGCGACTTGATTATTTCATTAGGTGGCGGAAGCTGTATCGACACGGCGAAAGCAGTTGCAGTAGTAGCGACTAACGGTGGAAACATCGAAGACTACGTAGGCATGAAGAAAATTGCACAAATAGCACCTGTACCTCACATTGCGATTCCAACTACTGCAGGAACCGGTTCAGAAGCAACAGACGTCACCGTCATCACGAATTCAGCAACAACAGTGAAAATGATGATTAAACAGCCTGCTTTCATGCCGAATGTAGCCATCGTCGATCCATTGCTGACGCTCTCTTCTCCTCAAAAAGTAACAGCAGCGACCGGTGTAGACGCACTGAGTCACGCCATTGAAGCATACATATCTAAAAAATCTCATCCGATGACAGATATGATGGCGTTATCCGCAATCAAGTTAATCTCAAAGAATTTGCATCAAGCATTCACGGACGGTCAAAACATCGAAGCTAGAGAAGGTATGTCACTCGCTGCGCTTCAAGCTGGAAGTGCATTTTCCAATGCATCTGTTTGTTTAATCCATGGCATGTCTAGGCCCATTGGTGCCCTATTTGATGTGCCACACGGTTTCTCGAATGCGATGCTTTTACCTGCAATACTGGAATATAGCAAAGATGCATGTATTGATAGATTGGCAGACATCGGCCGGATCTTTTCTTCCGAAGCAGAACAAGTATCAGATGAAGCTGCCGCAGAAATCGCTGTACAATCAGTGAAGGATTTATGTAAAGCATTAGCTATCCCGAATCTTGAACAATGGGGAATTCCACGTGCAGAGTTTGTAAGCGCTATCAGTAAAATGTCTACAGACGCGATCGCCAGCGGAAGCCCTAGCAATAATCCTAAAACACCTTCAAAAGAAGAAATCGCAGAGCTATATCAAGTATGTTATGAATACCAATTTTAA
- a CDS encoding CoA-acylating methylmalonate-semialdehyde dehydrogenase yields the protein MTTNSTVTVQNYINGEWVSATTDQTEPVYNPATGEVVAHVPISTKEDVDRAVQVASEAFVTWKEVPVPHRARILFKYQQLLVDHWDELARIITVENGKNFTEAHGEVLRGIECVEFATGAPTLMMGDNLPSVASGLESGTYRYPIGVIGGITPFNFPMMVPCWMFPMAIATGNTFVLKPSERTPMLANRLAELLEEAGLPKGVFNIVHGAHDVVNSILDHEKIAAISFVGSQPVAEYVYKRGTDNLKRVQALAGAKNHSIVLKDANLDNAATQIINAAFGSAGERCMACSVVAVEEDIADEFVETLLNRANELTIGNGLDEGIFLGPVIRDTHKERTEQYIATGENEGATMVRDGRLDSAAKEKGYFVGPTIFDHVTSEMKIWQDEIFAPVLSISRVKNLDEAIDLSNKSRFGNGACIFTRDGGNVRNFRENIDAGMLGLNIGVPAPMAFFPFSGWKDSFYGDLHANGKDGLNFYTRQKVLTGRWE from the coding sequence ATGACAACAAATTCAACAGTAACAGTACAAAACTATATTAACGGTGAATGGGTATCTGCTACGACAGACCAAACAGAGCCTGTATATAATCCTGCCACTGGAGAAGTCGTCGCACACGTTCCCATCTCAACAAAAGAAGATGTAGATCGCGCAGTACAAGTAGCTAGCGAAGCATTTGTTACTTGGAAAGAAGTACCCGTTCCACATCGCGCACGTATTCTATTCAAATATCAGCAACTATTAGTCGATCACTGGGATGAGCTTGCTCGAATTATCACAGTCGAAAACGGAAAAAACTTTACTGAAGCGCACGGTGAAGTACTACGCGGAATTGAATGTGTAGAATTTGCAACAGGAGCCCCTACGTTGATGATGGGTGATAACTTGCCATCCGTCGCATCAGGTTTGGAATCTGGAACCTATCGCTATCCAATCGGCGTCATTGGCGGAATCACTCCATTCAACTTCCCGATGATGGTGCCATGCTGGATGTTCCCGATGGCAATCGCAACAGGAAATACATTTGTACTCAAGCCATCCGAGCGCACACCGATGCTAGCAAACCGCTTAGCTGAACTACTCGAAGAAGCCGGCTTACCCAAAGGCGTCTTCAATATTGTGCACGGAGCACACGACGTAGTAAATAGTATTCTAGATCACGAAAAGATCGCCGCCATTTCATTCGTAGGTTCTCAGCCCGTTGCCGAGTACGTCTACAAACGCGGAACAGATAATCTAAAACGCGTTCAAGCACTAGCGGGAGCAAAAAATCACTCCATCGTCTTAAAAGATGCGAACTTAGACAATGCCGCCACACAAATCATCAACGCAGCATTCGGTTCAGCCGGAGAACGTTGCATGGCATGTTCAGTCGTCGCTGTGGAAGAAGACATTGCAGACGAATTTGTTGAAACATTGCTCAATCGAGCGAATGAACTCACAATCGGAAACGGTTTGGACGAAGGAATCTTCCTTGGCCCCGTCATTCGTGACACGCATAAAGAACGTACAGAACAATACATCGCGACTGGTGAAAATGAAGGCGCAACAATGGTTCGCGACGGTCGCCTAGACAGTGCAGCTAAAGAAAAAGGATACTTTGTCGGACCTACGATCTTTGATCATGTCACGAGCGAAATGAAGATTTGGCAAGACGAAATTTTCGCCCCTGTCCTATCGATCAGCCGTGTGAAAAACTTGGATGAAGCGATCGACTTATCGAATAAATCCAGGTTCGGTAACGGCGCATGTATTTTCACAAGAGACGGTGGAAACGTACGCAATTTCCGCGAAAACATCGACGCAGGAATGCTCGGATTAAATATCGGCGTACCTGCACCTATGGCCTTCTTCCCATTCTCCGGTTGGAAAGATTCCTTCTATGGCGATCTTCATGCGAACGGTAAAGACGGACTGAATTTCTATACACGTCAGAAAGTACTTACGGGGCGTTGGGAATAA
- a CDS encoding NAD(P)-dependent oxidoreductase, translating into MANEKKIGFIGLGNMGFPMARNLLKKGYSVYALDINKESEQSFGELGGHVGLTTASLLKEVDLVFTSLPTPAIAENVYLGEEGIVNSATKPVVLVDLSTISPELNRKIEIEALQQNLEYLGAPVSGSVSGAVNATLSIMVGGEKETFESVLPYLQAIGSNVFHVGKDPGVGTIVKLINNMMAGIHNQAVAEALSLAKLAGVDQDIVYDIVNVSSGASTILTRNYKTYISQDEYNKGAFTTSLLLKDLKLAKHVSDSLNGELPITSQLIKYYEEEVEKGHAHEDMSSSYLMIQDKLNHQKQNV; encoded by the coding sequence ATGGCGAATGAAAAGAAGATTGGTTTTATTGGGCTTGGAAATATGGGTTTCCCGATGGCGCGTAATTTATTGAAAAAAGGCTACTCCGTTTACGCTTTGGATATCAATAAAGAGTCGGAACAGAGCTTTGGAGAATTAGGGGGGCATGTGGGTCTTACCACTGCTTCGTTACTCAAGGAAGTGGATCTCGTTTTCACCAGTCTACCTACTCCTGCTATTGCGGAAAATGTGTATTTAGGTGAAGAGGGTATTGTGAATAGTGCTACGAAGCCAGTAGTGTTAGTGGATTTAAGTACGATTTCACCTGAGCTGAACAGGAAAATTGAAATAGAGGCATTGCAGCAAAATCTTGAATACTTAGGCGCGCCGGTAAGTGGAAGTGTCAGTGGTGCAGTGAACGCTACGTTATCCATTATGGTAGGTGGCGAAAAAGAAACGTTTGAATCGGTACTGCCTTATCTACAGGCTATTGGATCGAATGTATTCCATGTAGGAAAAGATCCGGGTGTTGGTACTATTGTGAAGCTCATCAATAATATGATGGCGGGTATTCACAATCAAGCGGTCGCAGAAGCGCTCTCACTTGCGAAGCTTGCAGGAGTTGATCAAGATATCGTCTATGATATTGTCAACGTTAGCTCCGGTGCAAGTACGATTCTTACCCGTAACTACAAGACGTATATTTCACAGGATGAGTACAATAAAGGTGCATTCACGACTTCATTATTATTAAAAGATTTGAAGCTTGCGAAACATGTATCGGATTCACTTAACGGAGAGCTACCGATTACTTCGCAGCTGATTAAATATTATGAAGAAGAAGTAGAAAAGGGTCATGCTCATGAAGATATGTCTTCTTCGTATTTGATGATTCAAGACAAGTTGAATCATCAAAAGCAAAACGTATAA